One Carassius gibelio isolate Cgi1373 ecotype wild population from Czech Republic chromosome A7, carGib1.2-hapl.c, whole genome shotgun sequence DNA window includes the following coding sequences:
- the LOC128016539 gene encoding apoptosis regulator BAX, giving the protein MADANGGERGNENESRGAAGGEDVMDEVITEQGAVLLRRYVIERVTVEDPSVHVSHEDLGGRAHEAEDPQIKEVVHQLLKIADDLHKNAELQHLISTVQANCAQDVFMTVARSIFEDGINWGRVVALFHLAYRLIYQALTQNHFDIIKRIISWVLQFMKENISAWIRQQGGWEGIFRTVSRWRTVSFIAAMAFIVAAVYWRKTR; this is encoded by the exons ATGGCAGATGCCAATGGCGGAGAAAGGGGAAACGAAAACGAGTCGAGGGGGGCTGCAGGTGGTGAAG ATGTCATGGATGAGGTGATCACTGAACAGGGTGCTGTTCTACTAAGAAG GTATGTTATTGAACGAGTTACTGTAGAGGATCCATCCGTGCATGTGAGCCATGAGGATTTAGGGGGACGAGCCCATGAAGCAGAAGATCCTCAAATCAAAGAGGTTGTACATCAACTTTTGAAGATAGCCGATGACCTTCACAAGAATGCTGAACTTCAaca TCTCATCAGCACTGTGCAAGCAAACTGTGCTCAGGACGTCTTCATGACTGTGGCCAGGAGCATCTTTGAGGATGGCATTAACTGGGGACGTGTTGTGGCACTGTTTCACCTTGCTTATAGGCTCATTTACCAG GCTCTGACTCAGAACCACTTTGACATTATCAAGAGGATCATTAGCTGGGTTTTACAGTTTATGAAGGAAAACATTTCTGCCTGGATCAGACAGCAAGGAGGATGG GAGGGCATTTTCCGCACCGTGTCAAGATGGCGTACTGTGTCTTTCATCGCTGCCATGGCATTCATTGTAGCTGCTGTTTATTGGAGAAAAACACGCTAA